From Gloeocapsopsis sp. IPPAS B-1203, one genomic window encodes:
- a CDS encoding endo-1,4-beta-xylanase — MHTLLKRRHFLMGLGALTGMGAFTTASQLRHFNKLVPAIADSSGIALAAEVALHSSARTKGLIFGAAATYQQLSSNQAYANLFAQQCGMLVPTNELKWQELRPSPGRFNFTRADWMARFARSHGMLFRGHTLVWHKALPNWFASTVNKQNAEKYLREHISRVAGHYAGQMHSWDVVNEAIDLQVQRADKLRNTPWLRFLGPEYIELAFRAAAEADPRALLVYNDFAIEHDTPQAEAKRTAVLRLLERLKSRGTPVQALGIQSHLFGHPDGVKFTQIRRFLRNVADLGLQIMITELDVNDQQLPKDAAVRDRAVAKIYTDFLSAVLDEPAVIAVMTWGLSDRYTWLANRKPRGDGGGLRPLPFDEQLRPKPAWQSLSGAIAQAPSRSSQPGLPIPTKFPDIAGHWAQGYIRALADKNIISGFPDGTFKPNAPVTRAEFAAIVTKAFPKASQNNPSIEFGDIPQSFWGYSAIQTAVRRGFLVGYPGRIFQPSQQIPRVQVVVALASGLNLSSNNTNVLSFYQDAAQIPNYATNKVAAATQRRMVVNYPTARQLNPNRNATRAEVAAFVYQALVDAGQAQPINSPYLVRV; from the coding sequence ATGCATACGCTACTAAAAAGAAGGCATTTCTTAATGGGTTTGGGTGCGTTGACCGGCATGGGAGCCTTCACAACTGCATCTCAACTACGACACTTCAATAAACTTGTACCCGCAATAGCAGATTCTTCCGGTATTGCTTTAGCTGCAGAAGTCGCTTTACACTCCTCAGCTAGAACAAAAGGATTAATTTTTGGTGCAGCCGCAACTTATCAGCAGTTGTCCTCAAACCAGGCATACGCTAACTTATTTGCCCAACAGTGTGGTATGTTAGTGCCCACTAACGAACTGAAATGGCAAGAACTACGCCCTAGCCCTGGTAGATTTAATTTTACGCGGGCAGATTGGATGGCTCGATTCGCTCGTTCGCATGGAATGTTATTTCGCGGGCACACTTTGGTATGGCATAAGGCTTTACCCAATTGGTTTGCCAGTACAGTAAATAAACAAAACGCTGAAAAATATCTCAGAGAACATATCTCTCGCGTTGCTGGGCATTATGCTGGACAAATGCACTCTTGGGATGTAGTAAATGAAGCAATTGATCTACAAGTGCAACGTGCAGATAAATTACGTAACACGCCTTGGTTAAGGTTTTTAGGTCCAGAGTATATTGAGCTTGCATTTCGTGCTGCAGCTGAAGCTGATCCACGAGCTTTGCTTGTGTATAACGATTTTGCAATCGAGCATGACACTCCGCAAGCCGAAGCCAAGCGTACTGCTGTACTGCGGTTATTAGAACGTTTAAAGTCTAGAGGGACTCCAGTTCAAGCTTTAGGAATTCAAAGTCACTTGTTTGGTCATCCTGATGGTGTCAAATTTACGCAAATACGTAGGTTTCTGCGCAATGTTGCGGATTTAGGCTTACAAATTATGATTACAGAACTTGATGTGAACGATCAGCAGTTACCTAAAGATGCTGCTGTTCGCGATCGCGCAGTTGCAAAGATCTATACAGATTTTCTGTCCGCCGTGCTTGATGAACCAGCAGTAATCGCAGTCATGACATGGGGATTAAGCGATCGCTATACGTGGTTAGCCAACAGAAAACCCCGTGGAGACGGTGGAGGATTGCGACCGTTGCCTTTTGATGAGCAACTTCGACCTAAACCAGCATGGCAATCTTTATCAGGTGCGATCGCACAAGCGCCTTCACGCTCATCTCAACCAGGATTACCAATTCCAACAAAGTTTCCTGATATTGCAGGTCACTGGGCGCAAGGTTATATTCGAGCATTAGCTGACAAAAACATCATTAGTGGCTTTCCAGACGGTACGTTTAAACCTAATGCACCTGTCACTCGTGCTGAGTTCGCAGCAATTGTCACAAAAGCTTTTCCCAAAGCATCGCAAAACAATCCCAGCATAGAATTTGGCGATATTCCTCAAAGTTTTTGGGGTTACAGTGCGATTCAAACTGCTGTCAGAAGAGGCTTTCTTGTTGGTTATCCTGGCAGAATTTTTCAGCCTAGTCAGCAAATTCCTAGAGTTCAAGTTGTTGTAGCGTTAGCAAGTGGCTTAAATCTCAGCAGTAATAATACTAATGTACTTTCTTTTTACCAAGATGCAGCACAAATTCCTAACTATGCAACTAATAAAGTTGCAGCAGCTACTCAAAGGCGGATGGTTGTTAACTACCCGACAGCAAGACAACTAAACCCAAATCGTAATGCCACTCGCGCTGAAGTTGCGGCATTTGTCTATCAAGCTTTAGTTGATGCAGGTCAAGCACAGCCAATTAATTCTCCTTATTTAGTCCGAGTTTGA
- a CDS encoding ion channel, whose translation MQKRRSSRVVQIVKKNGRLNIVGVGKWYSFWRDPYHLLLTVPWTGFLAIVALGYMVGNALFALAYLLETNSIANARPGNFFDAFFFSIQTMASIGYGAMYPQTLYANILVAIESLLGLIGLAMGTGLAFARLSQPTARVIFSRVAVITSYNGVPTLMFRTANKRGNQILEAELRVRLAKDEVNAEGHFMRRVYDLQLIRSQNPSFALSWTAMHPIDKSSPLYGSTLETLAQEESSIIITLMGIDETVSQTIYARYIYVASDILWNMRFVDIILRSSNGDRYLDYSRFHDVIPS comes from the coding sequence ATGCAGAAACGTCGTTCATCGCGGGTAGTCCAAATTGTTAAAAAAAATGGGCGGTTAAATATTGTCGGAGTGGGTAAATGGTACTCTTTCTGGCGCGATCCGTATCATTTGTTACTTACTGTTCCTTGGACTGGATTTTTGGCGATCGTTGCTTTGGGCTACATGGTTGGTAATGCTCTCTTTGCTTTGGCATATTTGCTAGAAACAAATAGCATTGCTAATGCAAGACCTGGTAACTTTTTTGATGCCTTCTTTTTTAGTATCCAAACTATGGCATCAATTGGTTATGGAGCGATGTACCCTCAAACACTTTATGCCAACATCCTAGTGGCAATTGAATCGCTTTTGGGTTTAATTGGGTTAGCAATGGGAACTGGACTAGCCTTTGCTCGCCTCTCACAACCTACTGCGAGGGTAATTTTTAGCCGCGTTGCAGTGATTACGTCCTATAACGGTGTACCTACGCTAATGTTTCGCACAGCTAACAAGCGCGGCAACCAAATTTTAGAAGCAGAACTGCGCGTACGTCTAGCAAAAGATGAAGTCAACGCGGAAGGACATTTTATGCGGCGAGTCTATGACTTACAACTAATACGCAGCCAGAATCCCAGTTTTGCTCTTTCTTGGACAGCTATGCACCCAATTGATAAGTCTAGTCCTTTATATGGCTCTACACTTGAAACGCTTGCACAAGAGGAGTCTTCAATCATTATTACACTTATGGGCATTGATGAAACTGTTTCCCAAACGATCTATGCTCGTTATATTTATGTTGCTAGTGACATATTATGGAATATGAGATTCGTGGATATTATATTGCGTTCTTCAAATGGCGATCGCTATCTTGATTATTCCCGCTTTCACGATGTCATACCATCCTAA
- a CDS encoding YihY/virulence factor BrkB family protein, whose amino-acid sequence MNIKVIISLLKETIAEWNKDKVARIAAALAYYTMFSLAPLLIIVIAIAGSVFGEDAARNEIVAQIQGLVGRDGAEFIQTAIENASQPAEGTFASVISVVVLLFGATGLFAELQDALNTVWEVKPKPEQGLLNVVRNRFLSFAMILGIGFLLLVSLVLSAGLSGVVNFFGSWFPFLSSFLQLFSFVFGFIVTTFLFAAIYKILPDVKITWSDVWIGAIITSFLFSIGRFLLGQYLGNSSFGSVYGAAGSLVVVLAWVFYASQILLLGAEFTQVYARRFGSGITPAENAVPLTPEARAEQGMQPNEPSETERPRRKRSNFLSRIFGGGNRRSPRRRNR is encoded by the coding sequence GTGAACATCAAAGTCATTATAAGTTTGTTGAAAGAGACAATTGCCGAATGGAATAAAGATAAAGTTGCTCGCATTGCGGCAGCATTAGCTTATTACACAATGTTTTCCTTAGCACCATTGCTAATTATTGTCATTGCGATCGCTGGTTCTGTTTTTGGAGAAGACGCTGCTAGAAATGAAATTGTCGCCCAAATCCAAGGTTTAGTTGGTAGAGACGGTGCTGAGTTTATCCAAACAGCAATTGAAAACGCTAGTCAACCTGCTGAAGGAACTTTTGCTTCAGTCATTAGTGTTGTTGTTTTGCTTTTCGGTGCTACAGGTTTATTTGCTGAATTACAAGATGCACTCAATACAGTTTGGGAAGTTAAACCTAAACCTGAGCAAGGTTTACTCAATGTCGTTCGCAACCGTTTTTTATCGTTTGCCATGATTTTAGGGATTGGCTTTTTGTTGCTAGTTTCCCTGGTACTCAGTGCAGGATTATCAGGAGTTGTTAACTTTTTCGGTAGCTGGTTTCCCTTTCTTAGCTCATTTTTACAGTTGTTTTCATTTGTTTTTGGCTTTATTGTTACGACATTCTTATTTGCCGCAATTTACAAAATTCTGCCAGATGTAAAAATTACTTGGAGTGATGTTTGGATTGGTGCAATTATCACATCGTTTTTATTTTCGATTGGTCGATTTTTACTCGGTCAATATTTAGGTAATAGTAGTTTTGGTTCGGTTTATGGTGCGGCTGGTTCGCTTGTTGTTGTCCTGGCATGGGTTTTTTATGCTTCGCAAATTTTGCTTTTGGGTGCAGAGTTTACTCAAGTTTATGCCAGAAGATTTGGTTCGGGAATCACGCCTGCTGAAAATGCTGTACCTTTAACTCCTGAAGCTCGCGCAGAACAAGGAATGCAACCTAACGAGCCGTCTGAGACTGAGCGTCCTCGGCGCAAACGTTCAAACTTTTTGAGTCGTATTTTTGGTGGTGGAAATAGGCGATCGCCACGTCGGAGAAATCGTTAA
- a CDS encoding helix-turn-helix domain-containing protein: MLTKATEYFRTAKVVTQKVAELLSAQVCVTNEQGIVIASSNVELVGLSSNDLDTTATNHHLRVPLSVDMQAGEVIVGEPRNGDVISPRLAQVLVEMVINQTAIIDNLPTQHQLKDKLIYDLLHGLIDETTVIRYSKLLGLDLSPPRAVILIDASEYILGNYPQQPEETVEVKIRRRAQLVISSIVRFFHLPKDTICAYIGDGEIAVLKASNTKNLANWAKSGDVLEQSSYSWANLTALNRAAIALLACLRADTGTEISIGIGRYHPGIQGLAHSYQDARAALSLGCRFHGKNQVHCLAQLGIAALVGVSDEKTKIELATHLLSPLDREPELLATLDTFFATNLSSKATASQLLIHRNTLTYRLEKITSLIGLDPRRFDDAVQIRLALLLRSLNSTFAAKR, from the coding sequence TTGTTAACTAAAGCAACAGAGTACTTCAGAACGGCAAAAGTTGTCACGCAAAAAGTGGCTGAATTGCTATCTGCTCAAGTTTGTGTCACTAATGAGCAAGGAATCGTCATTGCCAGTAGTAACGTAGAGCTAGTTGGACTGTCCAGCAATGACCTAGACACTACTGCAACCAACCATCACTTACGAGTACCTTTATCTGTAGATATGCAAGCAGGTGAAGTCATTGTCGGCGAGCCCCGCAATGGTGATGTTATTTCTCCTCGTTTGGCACAGGTATTAGTAGAAATGGTTATCAATCAAACAGCCATTATTGACAACCTCCCGACTCAGCATCAACTAAAAGATAAGTTGATCTACGATCTCCTGCATGGCTTGATTGATGAGACAACTGTTATTCGCTACAGCAAACTTTTAGGATTAGACTTATCACCACCTCGTGCTGTCATTTTAATAGATGCTTCGGAATACATTTTAGGCAATTATCCTCAACAACCAGAAGAAACCGTTGAAGTTAAAATTCGACGTCGAGCGCAGTTGGTGATTAGTAGTATTGTCCGATTCTTTCACTTGCCGAAAGATACAATTTGTGCGTACATTGGTGATGGTGAAATAGCCGTATTAAAAGCAAGTAATACAAAAAATCTGGCAAATTGGGCGAAAAGTGGAGATGTGCTAGAACAGTCTAGTTATTCTTGGGCAAATCTTACTGCACTCAATCGCGCAGCGATCGCACTTTTAGCTTGCTTAAGAGCAGATACAGGTACAGAAATTAGCATTGGAATTGGGCGATATCATCCAGGAATTCAGGGATTGGCTCATTCTTATCAGGATGCACGAGCAGCACTATCTCTAGGTTGTCGCTTTCATGGCAAGAATCAAGTTCACTGTCTAGCCCAACTTGGAATTGCTGCTTTAGTTGGTGTTTCTGATGAAAAAACGAAAATTGAACTAGCAACACACCTGTTGAGTCCCCTCGATCGCGAACCAGAATTACTAGCGACTTTGGATACCTTTTTTGCAACAAATCTTAGCTCTAAAGCAACTGCTAGTCAGTTGTTAATTCATCGCAATACTCTCACCTATCGGTTGGAAAAAATTACATCCCTGATAGGACTCGATCCACGGCGCTTTGATGATGCTGTGCAAATTCGTCTAGCGTTGTTATTGCGATCGCTCAACTCAACATTTGCTGCAAAAAGATAA